Proteins encoded by one window of Lutibacter sp. A64:
- a CDS encoding acyl-CoA dehydrogenase family protein, with amino-acid sequence MATIKGGEFLIKETKAEDIFISEEFNEEQKMMKEAVIEFIDREVWPHKERFENKDYALTEEVMRKAGEMGFLGVAIPEQYGGIGMGFVSTMLVTDYISSATGSLGTAFGAHTGIGTMPIFLYGTEAQKNKYLPLLTSGEKFGAYCLTEPGAGSDANSGKTTAELTADGTHYKINGQKMWISNAGFAEIFIVFARIEDDKNITAFIMEFDKENPNGVTLGEEEHKLGITSSSTRQVFFNDTLIPVENMLSERGKGFKIALNSLNVGRIKLGAACLDASRRIITESVKYGNERKQFKTAISNFGAIQKKYAEMSAKAFTLDAANYRAAKDIQNMIDDGLAAGKSHQDAELAAFQEYAIECAVIKVFGSEVSQFVSDEGIQIFGGMGFSKDTPMESAWRDARITRIYEGTNEINRLLTVGMLLKKAMKGEIDLLTPAMEVGNSLMGIPSFETPDFSEILSEEKAMIAKLKNAFLMISGQAVQKFGMDLESHQQLILAAAEVLIEIYMAESAILKAEKIAKMTSEKDAECQIAMAQLNLFNAVEKSANMGKEAILYFSDGDEQRMMLMGLKRFTKYVNNPNPIKLRKLIAEKVISENKYCF; translated from the coding sequence ATGGCAACAATAAAAGGAGGAGAATTCCTAATCAAAGAAACTAAAGCTGAAGATATCTTTATTTCAGAAGAATTTAATGAAGAACAAAAAATGATGAAAGAAGCGGTTATAGAATTTATAGACCGTGAAGTTTGGCCACATAAAGAACGTTTCGAAAATAAAGATTATGCACTCACAGAAGAAGTAATGCGTAAAGCCGGGGAAATGGGCTTTTTAGGTGTAGCAATTCCAGAACAATATGGTGGAATTGGAATGGGATTTGTTTCAACAATGTTAGTTACAGATTATATTTCTTCAGCAACCGGATCTTTAGGAACAGCTTTTGGAGCACATACTGGTATTGGAACAATGCCAATTTTCTTATATGGAACCGAAGCACAAAAAAATAAATATTTACCTCTTTTAACTTCAGGAGAAAAATTTGGAGCCTATTGTTTAACAGAACCTGGCGCTGGTAGTGATGCCAATTCTGGTAAAACAACTGCCGAATTAACTGCTGATGGAACACATTATAAAATTAACGGTCAAAAAATGTGGATTTCAAACGCAGGTTTTGCCGAAATATTTATTGTATTTGCACGTATTGAAGATGATAAAAACATTACAGCTTTTATCATGGAGTTTGATAAAGAAAATCCGAATGGTGTAACTTTAGGTGAAGAAGAACATAAACTTGGTATTACTTCCTCTTCTACCCGACAAGTATTTTTTAATGATACATTAATTCCTGTTGAAAATATGCTTTCAGAAAGAGGAAAAGGTTTTAAAATTGCCTTAAACTCATTAAATGTTGGTCGTATTAAATTAGGAGCAGCTTGTTTAGATGCTAGTAGAAGAATTATTACAGAATCTGTAAAATACGGTAACGAACGTAAACAATTTAAAACAGCTATTTCAAATTTTGGAGCTATCCAAAAAAAATATGCTGAAATGAGTGCTAAAGCATTTACGTTAGATGCAGCAAATTACAGAGCTGCAAAAGATATTCAGAATATGATTGATGATGGTTTAGCTGCAGGAAAATCACATCAAGATGCAGAATTAGCCGCTTTTCAAGAATACGCAATAGAATGTGCTGTTATTAAAGTCTTTGGATCTGAAGTTTCTCAATTTGTTTCAGATGAAGGTATTCAAATTTTTGGTGGTATGGGATTCTCTAAAGATACTCCAATGGAAAGTGCCTGGAGAGATGCTAGAATTACAAGAATTTACGAAGGAACCAACGAAATAAACAGACTTTTAACTGTTGGAATGTTACTAAAAAAAGCAATGAAAGGCGAAATAGATTTATTAACACCTGCTATGGAAGTTGGTAATAGCTTAATGGGAATTCCTTCTTTTGAAACTCCTGATTTTTCTGAAATACTTTCAGAAGAAAAAGCAATGATTGCTAAATTAAAAAATGCATTTTTAATGATTTCTGGTCAAGCTGTTCAAAAATTTGGAATGGATTTAGAAAGTCATCAACAATTAATTTTAGCCGCTGCAGAAGTTCTTATAGAAATTTATATGGCTGAATCTGCTATTTTAAAAGCAGAAAAAATAGCTAAAATGACTTCTGAAAAAGATGCTGAATGCCAAATTGCAATGGCTCAATTAAATCTATTCAATGCTGTAGAAAAATCGGCAAATATGGGAAAAGAAGCAATTCTTTACTTTTCTGATGGAGATGAACAACGTATGATGCTAATGGGTTTAAAACGTTTTACAAAATATGTAAACAATCCAAACCCAATTAAATTAAGAAAATTAATAGCTGAAAAAGTTATTTCTGAAAATAAATATTGTTTTTAA
- a CDS encoding sigma-54-dependent transcriptional regulator, with protein sequence MSKILIIEDEAAIRRVLTKIISEENDAYQVEGAEDGLVGLEMITKSDYDLVLCDIKMPKMDGVEVLEKVKKIKPEIPIVMISGHGDLDTAVNTMRLGAFDYISKPPDLNRLLNTVRNALDRKQLIVQNKLLKKKVSKKYEMIGTSAAITHIKDMIEKVAPTDARVLITGPNGTGKELVAHWLHEKSARTKAPMIEVNCAAIPSELIESELFGHVKGSFTGANKDRAGKFEAANGGTIFLDEIGDMSLSAQAKVLRALQENKISRVGSDKDIKVDVRVIAATNKNLTKEIADGKFREDLYHRLAVILIEVPALNDRRNDIPLLINFFAAQVASEQGTAVKTFSEKAIKLLQEYSWTGNIRELRNVVERLIILGEKVVSENDVKLFASK encoded by the coding sequence ATGTCGAAAATATTAATAATTGAAGATGAAGCTGCAATTCGCAGAGTATTAACAAAAATTATTTCTGAAGAAAATGATGCCTATCAGGTAGAAGGAGCAGAGGATGGTTTAGTTGGTTTAGAAATGATTACAAAATCGGATTATGATTTAGTGCTTTGTGATATTAAAATGCCTAAAATGGATGGTGTTGAGGTGTTGGAAAAAGTAAAAAAAATTAAACCTGAAATTCCTATTGTTATGATTTCTGGCCACGGAGATCTTGATACAGCTGTAAATACAATGCGTTTAGGAGCTTTTGATTATATTTCAAAACCGCCAGATTTAAATCGTTTACTAAATACTGTTAGAAATGCACTTGACAGAAAACAATTAATTGTACAAAATAAACTTTTAAAGAAAAAAGTGAGTAAAAAGTATGAGATGATTGGTACAAGTGCAGCCATAACTCATATAAAAGATATGATTGAAAAAGTAGCTCCAACAGATGCTAGAGTTTTAATAACTGGACCAAATGGAACAGGTAAAGAGTTGGTAGCGCATTGGTTACATGAAAAAAGTGCTAGAACAAAAGCACCTATGATTGAAGTAAACTGTGCTGCAATTCCTTCAGAATTAATAGAAAGTGAGCTTTTTGGACATGTAAAAGGATCGTTTACAGGAGCTAATAAAGATAGAGCGGGTAAATTTGAAGCAGCAAATGGAGGAACCATTTTTTTAGATGAAATTGGAGATATGAGTCTGTCTGCTCAAGCTAAAGTTTTAAGAGCATTACAAGAAAATAAAATATCTAGAGTAGGTAGCGATAAAGATATTAAAGTAGATGTAAGAGTAATTGCAGCCACTAATAAAAACTTAACTAAAGAAATTGCAGATGGAAAATTTAGAGAAGATTTATACCATAGATTGGCTGTAATTTTAATAGAAGTACCAGCATTAAACGATAGAAGAAATGATATTCCTTTGTTAATTAACTTTTTTGCTGCACAAGTTGCTAGTGAACAAGGTACAGCTGTAAAAACTTTTTCTGAAAAAGCCATAAAACTTTTACAAGAATATAGTTGGACAGGTAATATTAGAGAACTAAGAAATGTAGTAGAACGACTTATTATTTTAGGAGAAAAAGTTGTTTCAGAAAATGATGTAAAGCTTTTTGCTAGTAAATAG
- a CDS encoding mechanosensitive ion channel family protein produces the protein MEGVVDFLNYEIDFSKDIHITVKAILIVIITLILASVVLKFIKKIITKNLPKEDKIKFRSLFSYSKWFIYVIIVLTTFHNIGVNITGVFAASAALLVGIGLALQTLFQDIISGVFIIVDQSVHVGDIIELEGKVGRVEEIKLRTTRAVTIDNKVLIIPNHLYLTNSLYNWTANGKETREHILVGVAYGSDTELVKQLLLEAAASHSAVLAEPKPLVLFVNFGDSSLDFKLIFTLNDSFLASIPKSDIRFKIDTLFKEHNISIPFPQRDVHVIKSEN, from the coding sequence ATGGAAGGAGTTGTCGACTTTTTAAATTATGAAATTGATTTTAGTAAAGATATACACATAACTGTTAAAGCAATTTTAATAGTTATTATTACTTTAATACTTGCTTCTGTAGTTTTAAAATTTATAAAAAAAATAATAACAAAAAATTTACCAAAAGAAGATAAAATAAAATTTAGATCGTTATTTTCTTATAGTAAATGGTTTATTTATGTAATAATTGTTTTAACCACATTCCATAATATAGGTGTTAATATAACAGGGGTTTTTGCAGCTTCAGCGGCCTTGTTAGTAGGTATAGGTTTAGCATTACAAACCTTATTTCAAGATATAATTTCAGGTGTTTTTATAATAGTTGATCAATCTGTTCATGTAGGTGATATTATAGAGTTAGAAGGTAAAGTAGGTAGAGTTGAGGAAATTAAATTAAGAACAACAAGAGCTGTTACTATAGATAATAAAGTGCTAATTATCCCAAATCATTTATACTTAACAAATAGTTTATATAATTGGACAGCCAACGGAAAAGAAACGCGAGAACATATTTTAGTAGGTGTGGCTTATGGCAGTGATACAGAATTAGTAAAGCAATTATTACTTGAAGCAGCTGCTTCTCATTCAGCAGTTTTAGCAGAACCTAAACCTTTAGTTTTATTCGTTAATTTTGGAGATAGTTCATTAGATTTTAAATTAATTTTCACATTAAATGATAGTTTTCTCGCATCTATACCTAAAAGTGACATCCGTTTTAAAATTGATACACTTTTTAAAGAACACAATATATCAATTCCATTTCCTCAAAGAGATGTTCATGTTATTAAGTCGGAAAATTAA
- a CDS encoding acetyl-CoA C-acyltransferase, with product MKTAYIVQGYRTAVGKAPRGVFRFKRPDELAAETIEHLLKDVPQLDKHRIDDVIVGNAMPEAEQGLNIGRLISLMGLKIEDVPGMTVNRYCASGLETVSIAVAKIQSGMADCIIAGGVESMSYIPMGGYRPVPNYKSAKAGNEDYYWGMGLTAEAVAQQFKVSREDQDEFAFKSHMKALEAQANGTFNDDIVPITVENIFLDENGKKQTKNYTVSADEGPRKGTSIQALSKLRPVFAQGGSVTAGNSSQMSDGAAFLLVMSEEMVKELNIEPIARMISFAAVGVEPRIMGMGPVKAIPKALKQANLSLNDIDLIELNEAFASQSLAVMRELNINQDIVNVNGGAIALGHPLGCTGAKLSVQLFNEMRRRKNKYGIVTMCVGTGQGAAGVYELLK from the coding sequence ATGAAAACAGCATATATAGTACAAGGATATAGAACAGCAGTTGGTAAAGCTCCACGCGGAGTCTTTAGGTTTAAAAGACCCGATGAATTAGCTGCGGAAACCATAGAACATTTATTAAAAGATGTTCCGCAATTAGACAAACACAGAATAGACGATGTAATAGTTGGTAATGCAATGCCAGAAGCCGAACAAGGATTAAATATTGGACGTTTAATTTCTTTAATGGGATTAAAAATTGAAGACGTTCCTGGTATGACCGTTAATAGATATTGCGCCTCAGGATTAGAAACTGTAAGTATTGCCGTAGCTAAAATTCAATCTGGAATGGCAGATTGTATTATTGCAGGTGGTGTAGAAAGTATGAGCTATATTCCAATGGGAGGATACAGACCAGTTCCAAATTATAAATCTGCAAAAGCAGGTAACGAAGATTATTATTGGGGAATGGGTTTAACAGCTGAAGCAGTAGCGCAACAATTCAAGGTTTCTCGAGAAGATCAAGATGAATTTGCTTTTAAATCGCATATGAAAGCATTAGAAGCACAAGCTAATGGAACTTTTAATGACGATATTGTTCCTATTACTGTTGAAAACATTTTTTTAGATGAAAATGGTAAAAAACAAACAAAAAATTACACCGTGTCAGCTGATGAAGGACCTCGTAAAGGAACTTCAATACAAGCATTATCAAAACTACGCCCTGTATTTGCTCAAGGTGGAAGTGTAACTGCAGGAAACTCTTCTCAAATGAGTGATGGCGCTGCATTTTTATTAGTAATGAGCGAAGAAATGGTAAAAGAACTAAACATAGAACCAATAGCACGTATGATTTCTTTTGCAGCGGTTGGTGTAGAACCTCGCATTATGGGAATGGGACCTGTAAAAGCAATTCCGAAAGCATTAAAACAAGCAAATTTAAGTTTAAATGATATTGATTTAATAGAATTAAATGAAGCTTTTGCATCGCAATCTTTAGCTGTTATGCGAGAGTTAAACATTAACCAAGATATTGTTAATGTAAATGGAGGTGCCATTGCTTTAGGACACCCACTAGGTTGTACAGGAGCAAAACTTTCAGTACAATTATTTAATGAAATGCGCAGACGTAAAAATAAATACGGTATTGTAACAATGTGTGTTGGAACAGGACAAGGTGCTGCAGGTGTTTACGAATTATTAAAATAA
- a CDS encoding ABC transporter ATP-binding protein, with product MKHVLTVENVSKSYGDFTALNNVSISVPKGSVFGLLGPNGAGKTSLIRIINQITLPDKGIIYLDGEELKPEYVQQIGYLPEERGLYKGMKVGEQALYLAQLKGLSKTDAKKKLKYWFEKFDISDWWDKKIQELSKGMAQKVQFIVTVMHTPKLLIFDEPFSGFDPINANLIKDEILKLRDEGASIIFSTHRMESVEELCDYIALIDKSKKILDGKLNDIKEEFKTNQFEVGLSCNDKNVLLKEINSKFTTATSETMTFNEDLRLIVDLKNTESSKDLIQFLNNKAQITHFTEIIPSANDIFLKAVANNL from the coding sequence ATGAAACATGTTTTAACGGTTGAAAATGTGAGTAAAAGCTATGGAGATTTTACAGCATTAAACAACGTTTCAATTTCGGTTCCAAAAGGAAGTGTTTTTGGATTATTAGGACCAAACGGAGCTGGAAAAACCTCACTTATTAGAATTATAAATCAAATTACCTTACCAGATAAAGGTATCATATATTTGGATGGAGAAGAGCTTAAGCCTGAATACGTACAGCAAATAGGGTATTTACCTGAAGAGCGAGGTTTGTATAAAGGTATGAAAGTTGGTGAACAAGCTTTGTATTTAGCACAACTTAAAGGCTTGTCTAAAACAGATGCTAAAAAGAAGCTAAAATATTGGTTCGAAAAATTTGATATTAGTGATTGGTGGGATAAAAAAATTCAGGAACTTTCTAAAGGAATGGCGCAAAAAGTACAATTTATTGTAACCGTTATGCACACGCCTAAATTATTGATTTTTGACGAACCTTTTAGTGGTTTTGATCCAATTAATGCCAACTTAATTAAAGATGAAATCTTAAAATTACGAGATGAAGGAGCAAGTATTATTTTTTCTACTCACAGAATGGAATCTGTTGAGGAGTTATGCGATTATATAGCTTTGATAGATAAATCTAAGAAAATTTTAGACGGAAAGTTAAATGATATTAAAGAAGAATTTAAAACCAATCAGTTTGAAGTTGGCTTATCATGCAACGATAAAAATGTTCTTTTAAAGGAAATAAATTCAAAATTTACTACAGCAACTTCAGAAACAATGACTTTTAACGAAGATCTTCGTTTAATTGTAGATTTAAAAAACACAGAATCTTCAAAAGATTTAATTCAATTTTTAAATAACAAAGCACAAATCACTCATTTTACTGAAATTATTCCAAGTGCTAACGATATATTTTTAAAAGCTGTAGCAAATAATTTATAA
- a CDS encoding MarR family winged helix-turn-helix transcriptional regulator: MQKEQTIDHVLRATWQAVAKMYNEQASKYDSTMSMAFVLLNIDKVNGTPSTSLGPQMGMEPTSLSRVLKNMEERGAIYREKNPNDGRGVLIKLTSYGLKKRKISKEHVIQFNEAVKSQLDPEKIQNFFEVAKTINDLIAKKAIFENVHTK; this comes from the coding sequence ATGCAAAAAGAACAAACTATAGATCACGTACTTAGAGCAACATGGCAGGCAGTTGCAAAAATGTATAATGAACAGGCTTCAAAATATGATAGTACAATGTCTATGGCATTTGTATTATTAAATATAGACAAAGTAAATGGTACACCATCTACCTCTTTAGGACCGCAAATGGGTATGGAGCCAACTAGTTTATCTCGTGTATTAAAAAATATGGAAGAAAGGGGTGCTATATACAGAGAAAAAAACCCTAACGACGGACGAGGTGTATTAATAAAATTAACAAGTTATGGATTAAAAAAAAGAAAAATTTCTAAGGAACATGTCATTCAATTTAATGAAGCCGTAAAAAGCCAACTTGATCCTGAAAAAATTCAAAACTTTTTTGAAGTTGCTAAAACCATAAACGATTTAATTGCTAAAAAAGCAATTTTTGAAAACGTACATACTAAATAA
- a CDS encoding 3-hydroxyacyl-CoA dehydrogenase/enoyl-CoA hydratase family protein, which translates to MKRPIKKVAVIGSGIMGSGIACHFANIGVEVLLLDIIPRELNEAEKAKGLTLENKNVRNRLVNDSLKASLKSKPSPIYNQKFASRISTGNLKDDLHKIKDVDWIIEVVIERLDIKKSVLEQVEKYRKPGTLITSNTSGIPISYMNEGKSEDFQKHFAVTHFFNPPRYLKLFEVVPGPNCSKDVTDFLMMYGEKFLGKTSVLAKDTPAFIGNRVGIFGIMSLFHQVKELGLTVEEVDKLTGPVIGRPKSATFRTVDVVGLDTLVHVANGIYENCPTDESHELFKLPKFINTMMENKWLGSKTGQGFYKKVVEGGKKSILSLDLDTLEYRPSKRAKFATLELTKTIDKVIDRFKVLIKGKDKAGEFYRKNFAAMFGYVQNRIPEISDELYRLDDAMKAGFGWEHGPFQIWDAIGVEKGIDLMQAENIPVASWVTEMVASGNKSFYTVCDGAKYYYDIPSKEQVKIPGQDSFIILDNIREAKTIWSNSGASIQHLGDGILNVEFQSKMNTLGGEVLQAINKGIDLAETEYNAVILGNQAANFTVGANLAMVFMMAIEQEYDELNFSVKYFQDTVMRLRYSSCPTLITPHGYTFGGGCELSMHADKVIAAAETYIGLVEFGVGIIPGGAGSKEMALRASEGVLKDDVKLNKLRDYFINVAMAKVATSAHEGYDLGFLKEHKDIVVVNKDRQIATAKRYAIQMLEDGYTQPVPKEVLVYGQQALGMFLVGTDSLEKGHYASEHDKKIANKLGYVMAGGDLSEATYVSEKYLLDLEREAFMSLMTERKTLERIEHMLKTGKPLRN; encoded by the coding sequence ATGAAAAGACCAATTAAAAAAGTTGCAGTTATAGGCTCCGGTATTATGGGATCTGGAATTGCATGTCATTTTGCAAACATTGGTGTTGAAGTTTTGCTACTCGATATTATTCCGCGAGAATTAAACGAGGCAGAAAAAGCAAAAGGTTTAACACTTGAAAACAAGAACGTTAGAAACCGATTGGTAAACGATAGTTTAAAAGCTTCGTTAAAATCTAAACCCTCACCTATTTACAATCAAAAATTTGCTAGTAGAATTTCTACAGGAAATTTAAAAGATGATTTACATAAAATTAAAGATGTAGATTGGATTATTGAGGTTGTTATAGAGCGTTTAGATATTAAAAAATCTGTTCTTGAACAAGTTGAAAAATACCGAAAACCTGGAACTCTAATAACTTCTAATACTTCTGGAATTCCTATTAGTTATATGAATGAAGGCAAAAGTGAAGATTTTCAAAAACATTTTGCAGTAACGCACTTTTTTAATCCGCCACGTTATTTAAAATTATTTGAAGTAGTTCCTGGTCCAAATTGTTCTAAAGACGTTACTGACTTTTTAATGATGTATGGAGAAAAATTCTTAGGAAAAACTTCAGTTTTAGCAAAAGATACTCCAGCATTTATTGGAAACAGAGTTGGTATTTTTGGTATTATGAGTCTTTTCCATCAAGTAAAAGAATTAGGTTTAACTGTTGAAGAAGTAGATAAATTAACCGGCCCAGTTATTGGCCGCCCAAAATCTGCTACGTTTAGAACAGTAGATGTTGTTGGTTTAGATACTCTGGTACACGTTGCCAATGGTATTTATGAAAATTGCCCAACAGACGAATCGCACGAACTGTTTAAACTTCCTAAATTTATTAATACAATGATGGAAAATAAATGGCTTGGTAGTAAAACCGGACAAGGTTTTTACAAAAAAGTTGTTGAAGGTGGTAAAAAATCCATTCTATCTTTAGATTTAGATACTTTAGAATACCGCCCAAGTAAACGTGCAAAATTTGCAACTTTAGAATTAACTAAAACTATTGATAAAGTTATTGATCGTTTTAAAGTTTTAATAAAAGGAAAAGATAAAGCCGGAGAATTTTATAGAAAAAACTTCGCTGCAATGTTTGGATACGTTCAAAATAGAATTCCTGAAATTTCAGATGAATTATACCGACTAGACGATGCTATGAAAGCTGGTTTTGGTTGGGAACACGGACCTTTTCAAATTTGGGATGCCATTGGTGTAGAAAAAGGTATTGATTTAATGCAAGCCGAAAATATACCTGTTGCAAGTTGGGTAACTGAAATGGTTGCTAGTGGAAATAAATCTTTCTACACTGTTTGTGACGGCGCTAAATACTATTATGATATTCCTTCAAAAGAACAAGTTAAAATACCTGGTCAAGATAGTTTTATAATTCTAGATAATATTCGCGAAGCAAAAACTATTTGGTCTAATTCTGGTGCTTCCATTCAACATTTAGGAGACGGAATTTTAAATGTGGAATTTCAATCTAAAATGAACACACTAGGTGGTGAAGTTTTACAGGCAATTAATAAAGGTATTGATTTAGCAGAAACCGAATATAACGCAGTTATATTAGGTAACCAAGCTGCTAACTTTACTGTGGGTGCCAATTTAGCTATGGTTTTTATGATGGCAATTGAGCAAGAATATGACGAGTTAAACTTCTCGGTTAAATATTTTCAAGATACTGTAATGCGTTTGCGTTACTCTTCTTGCCCAACATTAATTACGCCTCACGGATACACTTTTGGTGGTGGTTGCGAATTAAGTATGCACGCAGATAAAGTAATTGCTGCTGCTGAAACTTATATTGGTTTAGTAGAATTTGGTGTTGGAATTATTCCTGGCGGAGCTGGTTCTAAAGAAATGGCTTTAAGAGCTTCAGAAGGTGTTTTAAAAGACGATGTAAAACTAAATAAACTAAGAGATTACTTTATTAATGTTGCTATGGCTAAAGTAGCAACTTCTGCACACGAAGGCTACGATTTAGGTTTCTTAAAAGAACATAAAGATATAGTTGTGGTTAACAAAGACCGACAAATTGCTACGGCAAAACGTTACGCAATTCAAATGTTAGAAGATGGTTATACACAACCTGTTCCAAAAGAAGTATTGGTATACGGACAACAAGCTTTAGGTATGTTTTTAGTTGGAACGGATAGTTTAGAAAAAGGACATTACGCTTCTGAGCACGACAAAAAAATAGCCAATAAATTAGGTTATGTAATGGCTGGTGGAGATTTATCTGAAGCAACTTATGTTTCAGAAAAATACTTGCTAGATCTAGAACGTGAAGCGTTTATGAGTTTAATGACTGAACGAAAAACTTTAGAGCGTATTGAACATATGTTAAAAACAGGGAAACCGCTACGTAACTAG
- a CDS encoding ABC transporter permease: protein MDKLKLIIKREFLAKVKNKSFIVMTILSPLLMVGLSALIIFLNVKNSEEVKTIAFVDESNVLESVFTDSNSIKYVDLTVLGIDEARKQTEGNYYGILYIPKKDSLTAIASNISFYSEDAPSLSLLSNIESILEKRIRDLKIEQLNFDIEKIKATETTINIATENFTGEKSSKIGSILRMVAGGGFGYLIFMFIIIYGTSVMRSVIEEKTSRIIEVIISSVKPFQLMMGKILGNALAGILQFVIWMISAGFLMYILSLFFAADASVSSAAIGQVDSEITQQVEQTLMSDIQIAFMEVRNLPILTMFFSFIIYFIGGYLIYSSIYAAIGAAVDSETDTQQFMMPVLMPLVIAIYVGFSVIENPHGPIALAFSLFPLTSPIVMLMRIPFGVPMWQIITSMLLLIGTFLLIVWFAAKIYRVGILMYGKKPSYKELYKWLKY, encoded by the coding sequence ATGGATAAATTAAAATTAATAATAAAAAGAGAGTTTTTAGCAAAAGTTAAAAACAAATCGTTTATAGTAATGACCATATTAAGTCCGCTTTTAATGGTTGGGCTTAGCGCATTAATTATATTTTTAAATGTAAAAAATAGTGAAGAGGTAAAAACAATAGCATTTGTAGATGAATCTAACGTATTAGAATCTGTATTTACAGATTCAAATTCAATTAAATATGTAGATTTAACAGTACTAGGTATTGATGAGGCAAGAAAACAAACAGAAGGTAATTATTACGGTATTTTATACATTCCCAAAAAAGATAGTTTAACAGCAATAGCTTCAAATATTTCATTTTATTCTGAAGATGCACCTAGTTTAAGTTTATTAAGTAATATTGAAAGTATTTTAGAAAAACGAATTAGAGATTTAAAAATAGAACAACTTAATTTTGATATAGAAAAAATTAAAGCAACAGAAACTACAATTAATATAGCAACAGAAAATTTTACAGGTGAAAAATCTTCAAAAATTGGAAGTATTTTAAGAATGGTTGCAGGAGGTGGATTTGGCTATTTAATTTTTATGTTTATAATTATTTACGGAACCTCTGTAATGCGTAGTGTTATTGAAGAAAAAACAAGTAGAATAATTGAAGTTATAATTTCATCAGTAAAACCATTTCAATTAATGATGGGGAAAATTTTAGGAAATGCGTTAGCTGGTATTTTACAGTTTGTTATTTGGATGATTTCAGCCGGATTTTTAATGTACATTTTATCTTTATTTTTTGCTGCTGATGCATCAGTTTCTAGTGCAGCAATAGGACAGGTGGATTCTGAAATTACACAACAAGTAGAACAAACTTTAATGAGCGATATTCAAATTGCCTTTATGGAAGTGAGAAACTTACCAATTTTAACCATGTTTTTTTCATTTATAATATATTTTATTGGAGGTTATTTAATTTATAGTTCTATTTATGCGGCAATCGGTGCTGCGGTTGATAGCGAAACCGATACACAACAATTTATGATGCCCGTTTTAATGCCGTTAGTTATTGCAATTTATGTTGGTTTTTCTGTAATAGAAAATCCGCACGGACCAATAGCGCTTGCATTTTCATTGTTTCCATTAACATCACCAATTGTTATGTTAATGCGAATACCATTTGGAGTACCAATGTGGCAAATTATTACTTCTATGTTACTTTTAATAGGTACATTTTTATTAATAGTTTGGTTTGCAGCAAAAATTTATAGAGTCGGTATTTTAATGTACGGAAAAAAACCAAGCTATAAAGAATTGTATAAATGGTTAAAATATTAA